In Shewanella sp. GD04112, the following proteins share a genomic window:
- a CDS encoding DNA cytosine methyltransferase, which yields MATIINTKIGDSKGRARVWVEGSKLSREGWDAGRNYTIHANGNEIRLAADEQGKYTVSRRSKNGNITPIIDLTCKAITEVFEGISKLRVLIKAGVIIISAHHQSERVKSRESRLMSRLQNGESLKVASLFHGGGVLDKAVHHGLESAGISSKIAVAVELESQYLDSSLTNNPELWDSSSIVIESPVQDVNLQQCNMEVDVLVAGIPCVGASKSGRSKLKLQFAESHDSAGALFFSFLQFAQVLNPAIILIENVVEYANTSSMTVIRSVLGSLGYNLHETTLDGGRWVLERRKRLAVVALSSGIDMSEFDIYSLMPSRFPEASLGHILDAVPDGDDRYKPFDYLAAKEERDKAAGKGFARQLLTADSDGCGVIGKDYAKCRSTEPFIINPVDSALSRLFTPVEHCRVKGIPVEVIQGLSDTVAHQILGQSVIYPAFKDLMQSVGQTLLTNTVKAAIAA from the coding sequence ATGGCAACAATCATTAATACTAAAATTGGTGATTCCAAAGGCCGCGCTCGCGTGTGGGTCGAGGGTTCCAAGCTATCACGAGAAGGGTGGGATGCAGGTCGAAATTACACTATTCACGCAAACGGAAATGAAATCCGCTTAGCGGCAGATGAACAGGGTAAGTACACCGTAAGCCGTCGCAGTAAAAACGGTAATATCACACCCATTATCGATTTAACCTGTAAAGCGATTACAGAGGTTTTTGAAGGCATTAGCAAACTCAGAGTGTTGATTAAAGCAGGGGTAATCATTATCTCAGCGCATCATCAATCTGAGCGGGTTAAGAGTCGGGAATCACGATTAATGTCACGCCTGCAAAATGGTGAGTCATTGAAAGTGGCCTCGTTATTCCATGGCGGTGGCGTGTTAGATAAGGCTGTCCATCATGGATTAGAGTCGGCGGGGATCTCCAGCAAAATAGCTGTCGCTGTTGAGCTAGAGTCCCAGTACCTAGATTCGAGCCTGACCAACAATCCAGAGTTGTGGGATAGCAGTTCTATTGTGATTGAGTCTCCGGTTCAAGATGTGAACTTGCAGCAATGCAATATGGAGGTCGATGTGCTGGTTGCGGGTATCCCTTGCGTCGGCGCATCAAAAAGCGGTCGAAGTAAACTGAAGCTCCAGTTCGCAGAATCTCACGATTCGGCAGGCGCTTTGTTCTTCTCGTTTCTTCAGTTCGCGCAAGTGTTAAATCCGGCGATTATCTTGATAGAAAATGTGGTCGAATACGCCAACACTTCATCAATGACAGTCATCAGGTCTGTGCTGGGTTCGTTGGGGTACAACCTCCACGAAACCACATTAGATGGTGGCCGCTGGGTTTTAGAACGTCGTAAACGCTTAGCCGTTGTCGCTCTGTCGTCGGGAATTGATATGTCAGAGTTTGACATCTATTCACTTATGCCTTCTCGCTTTCCAGAGGCCAGTCTAGGGCATATTTTGGATGCGGTGCCGGACGGCGACGACAGGTACAAGCCGTTTGATTATCTGGCGGCGAAGGAAGAGCGCGATAAAGCGGCAGGTAAGGGGTTTGCTCGTCAGTTATTGACAGCAGATTCCGATGGCTGTGGTGTGATAGGCAAGGACTACGCGAAATGCCGTAGCACTGAGCCATTCATCATCAATCCAGTTGACTCCGCGTTATCAAGATTGTTCACACCGGTTGAGCATTGCCGCGTGAAGGGAATCCCAGTTGAAGTCATTCAGGGATTATCTGACACAGTGGCGCATCAAATCCTTGGGCAATCGGTGATATACCCTGCCTTTAAAGACTTGATGCAATCAGTAGGACAAACGCTTTTAACCAATACCGTTAAAGCTGCCATTGCAGCTTAA
- a CDS encoding toprim domain-containing protein, whose translation MDAIQKIQAIRSSVNPLDIYGKIPALSEALRKKPSQVPDPRTGSGTTVFRIASNGSTYLNGVGYMDVIDTVAYVLDLPKMKACDEISRLANLKLDSEYVASGSSKPAEYTLPPEDVAKRTESLRKVWSKSVLAMEADYVKAYLSKRGLDVSDLPNTLRGIKSCLNVSNVDGKLVKSWTPAMLGVYFDKEGKPLTLHRIYLTPEGNKANVEDVKKIMSPPGDIRGGAIRLDYHPGEHLAVAEGIETALAVREMSGLPTWACYSDRLLEAVHIPSSVKRVSIFADKDVSGAGQAAAENLRKRLESHGVEARVFFPKQAIPAGSKGIDWLDEYNQLSKPTAA comes from the coding sequence ATGGACGCAATACAAAAAATCCAAGCTATTCGGTCTAGCGTTAATCCGTTAGACATTTACGGCAAAATTCCGGCGCTCAGCGAAGCGCTACGCAAGAAACCATCTCAAGTACCTGATCCTCGGACGGGGAGTGGGACAACCGTGTTTCGAATTGCATCCAATGGTTCAACTTACCTCAACGGGGTTGGTTACATGGATGTGATTGATACGGTGGCATACGTACTTGATCTACCGAAGATGAAGGCCTGCGATGAAATCAGTCGTTTGGCTAATCTGAAATTAGATTCTGAGTACGTGGCATCGGGTTCTAGCAAACCTGCCGAGTACACATTACCTCCTGAAGATGTTGCAAAACGAACCGAGTCATTACGCAAGGTGTGGTCAAAATCCGTTCTCGCAATGGAAGCTGATTATGTGAAGGCTTATCTGTCTAAACGCGGTTTAGATGTATCTGACTTACCCAATACACTGCGCGGAATTAAATCGTGTCTGAACGTCAGCAATGTCGATGGGAAATTGGTGAAAAGCTGGACTCCAGCGATGTTAGGCGTTTATTTCGATAAAGAAGGCAAGCCCCTGACATTGCACCGGATCTACCTGACACCCGAAGGTAATAAGGCCAATGTGGAAGACGTAAAAAAAATTATGTCGCCACCAGGTGATATAAGAGGTGGAGCTATCCGCCTTGATTATCATCCTGGGGAACACTTGGCTGTTGCTGAAGGCATTGAGACTGCTCTGGCAGTGCGAGAGATGTCCGGTTTACCGACGTGGGCGTGTTACAGCGATAGATTGTTAGAAGCTGTTCACATTCCATCGAGTGTAAAACGAGTCAGCATTTTTGCTGATAAAGACGTTTCTGGCGCAGGTCAGGCGGCAGCGGAAAATCTCAGGAAGCGGTTAGAATCGCATGGTGTTGAGGCTCGGGTATTTTTCCCCAAGCAAGCAATACCAGCGGGTTCGAAAGGCATTGATTGGCTTGATGAATACAATCAACTATCAAAACCGACAGCGGCTTGA
- a CDS encoding AAA family ATPase, which translates to MSIKAKQVSGATVFPLCPTLSGKMVAVFEGMANVPKVNPKYRPNERNLLIALTWMFGKSRNMSLACYGETGTGKTEFVAFLAASLGLSLHRVSVSETMRPETLKGNIGIKNGETVFEESVVVKAYREGGILLLDELDKGSFDLLASLHPILEGKPLAIEKTGEVVNPHPLFRVIATCQTPGIADMSGRYGSISSDMDEAVKRRFLWIGFEYPAISVDTDILGDMTKLSYRIRLAMAKFAKTVRDAMNTDAVNGNSQHCIQSALSTRVLVDWAVMWELLPDFTMQEVFEIVFTAASTPEERLALNELGKLHLAEMFTQSLTAANA; encoded by the coding sequence ATGTCTATTAAAGCTAAACAAGTATCCGGTGCAACAGTATTCCCATTATGCCCAACTTTAAGCGGTAAAATGGTCGCTGTTTTTGAAGGTATGGCTAACGTGCCAAAAGTGAACCCCAAGTACAGACCAAACGAGCGTAATTTGCTCATTGCGCTGACTTGGATGTTCGGAAAGAGCCGTAACATGTCACTGGCTTGTTATGGCGAAACAGGTACGGGTAAAACGGAGTTTGTCGCGTTTCTTGCGGCTTCTCTTGGCTTATCTCTGCACCGAGTATCCGTGAGTGAAACCATGCGCCCCGAAACGCTGAAGGGCAACATTGGTATCAAAAATGGTGAAACCGTTTTTGAAGAGAGCGTGGTGGTCAAAGCGTATCGCGAAGGCGGTATTCTGTTGCTGGACGAGCTGGATAAAGGCTCATTCGACCTGCTAGCTAGTCTTCACCCAATCCTCGAGGGCAAACCTCTTGCGATTGAGAAAACTGGCGAGGTGGTAAATCCTCACCCGCTCTTTAGAGTAATTGCAACGTGTCAGACCCCAGGTATAGCCGACATGTCTGGCCGTTACGGTTCGATTTCATCCGATATGGACGAGGCGGTTAAACGTCGCTTCCTTTGGATTGGCTTTGAATATCCAGCAATTTCTGTGGATACAGATATTCTCGGTGATATGACTAAGCTGTCTTATCGTATTCGTCTTGCGATGGCGAAATTTGCCAAAACGGTACGTGATGCGATGAACACCGATGCTGTCAACGGCAATTCTCAGCACTGCATTCAATCAGCACTATCAACTCGTGTTTTAGTTGATTGGGCGGTAATGTGGGAGTTGTTGCCTGACTTCACGATGCAGGAGGTGTTTGAGATTGTGTTTACAGCCGCTTCAACTCCTGAAGAGCGTCTAGCGCTTAATGAGTTGGGCAAGCTGCATTTAGCTGAAATGTTTACGCAATCGCTAACAGCTGCGAATGCTTAA
- a CDS encoding DUF3150 domain-containing protein yields MKFNTAGNIAARQAKIASLQGQKGLHLSLDFSSFSGKKSEKSSKVFDDQGGDVSEVTEKPRKFLVDKSALKFVSKYYMRAKRLMDTAGIPVWGGWLVPESEFDTLKIRFEAIQRAFNEEAEAFVKDYEELLDNQCAAHPEAARFIRRDAPTVSDVESRFYMSMSPPMSIVIGSMSDDESAAADTHLDKKLLQEFADLSEDVLNKIGRGDVIGQKAISFLADMEAKAANFSFLSDTWVGLAACLNEMRNSFPKNGQLDSKSLGLLRLLLTSLSNKTALETLLTSYDELGLEAMVEPEIVNEPMAEIDEDVAQLLHALRGSTEDSGETEVTTAKVTEEVEHSELSAELDAAFAAFFN; encoded by the coding sequence ATGAAATTTAATACCGCAGGTAACATCGCTGCACGTCAGGCCAAAATTGCTTCATTGCAAGGCCAAAAAGGTCTCCATCTGTCTTTAGATTTCTCGTCCTTTTCGGGCAAGAAGTCAGAGAAATCATCAAAGGTATTTGATGATCAAGGTGGGGACGTGTCAGAAGTCACAGAGAAGCCTCGTAAGTTCTTGGTTGATAAATCAGCCCTTAAATTCGTCAGTAAATATTACATGAGAGCTAAGCGACTCATGGATACTGCTGGCATTCCTGTTTGGGGTGGGTGGTTAGTCCCTGAGAGTGAGTTCGATACCTTAAAAATTCGCTTTGAAGCAATTCAGCGTGCTTTTAATGAGGAAGCAGAAGCCTTCGTGAAAGATTACGAAGAGCTGCTGGATAACCAGTGTGCGGCACATCCTGAAGCGGCAAGATTCATTCGCCGTGATGCGCCTACTGTCAGTGACGTGGAATCACGCTTCTATATGAGCATGAGCCCACCAATGTCTATCGTTATCGGTTCTATGTCCGATGATGAATCGGCTGCTGCTGATACTCACTTGGATAAAAAGCTGCTTCAAGAATTTGCGGATTTGTCAGAGGATGTGTTGAATAAGATTGGTCGCGGCGACGTGATTGGTCAAAAGGCAATTTCATTCCTTGCTGATATGGAAGCAAAGGCGGCGAACTTCAGTTTTCTTTCTGATACTTGGGTCGGACTTGCGGCATGTCTCAATGAGATGCGCAACTCGTTCCCTAAGAATGGGCAACTGGATAGCAAATCGTTAGGTTTGTTACGGCTGTTACTAACGTCATTAAGCAACAAAACCGCGCTTGAAACTCTGTTAACGTCATACGACGAACTAGGCTTGGAAGCGATGGTTGAGCCTGAAATTGTTAACGAGCCTATGGCTGAGATTGATGAAGATGTCGCTCAGTTGCTACATGCGTTACGCGGATCCACAGAAGACAGTGGTGAAACGGAAGTTACAACGGCAAAAGTGACTGAAGAAGTGGAGCACTCGGAATTAAGTGCCGAGTTAGATGCCGCTTTTGCTGCGTTTTTTAATTAA
- a CDS encoding ATP-dependent helicase, which translates to MGSTKDQGLVIERDDNTLVCALPGSGKTYVLVELTKRLLSRDGAYSVHLLTFTDAARVELTERMLHALTPRAMERVTISTFHSTALAMTRGKLNRRLLMANELMLFVKSVLNEADHLDLIDKFRFKVPDVVRLFDEMGRSQDLSKEYSGTEVALYELYKDMLIKQGKTDFNVVCQLSVSWLAQSEIPPVSATHILVDEFQDTDALQYMWLREHALLGKKLVVVGDDDQAIYSFRGGQGYDNMVAFQSEFNADAYVLRDCFRCSKEILNRAGMLIKFNNPDRIDKPMNAVREEQGTVKIIKSGTMDNQLNQILDAVSKEPHTWAVIARNNAILDRVETVIQGHGIEYNRRGGKSFFDGVAPYSLIQIASVISGKHDDHTLHRALAALSVPEAETARIIGLCRTAKTTFGGLKHAEIGHHADLQKFHSLAEAWHDIPAGREDAKRTYMQSIVKLLAIHLDKRDQKHAQVVGDVIAGRHWESLGESIAQLKSSLDCKKRKDQSEEAAPKLSLITMHSSKGLQFDNVWIVGSDTGTIPSKEALAEGKIAEERRLMYVAMTRAISSLTMSYTSEPSEFLYEVNKERVVELESGYEDDADDFDAA; encoded by the coding sequence ATGGGCTCAACAAAAGATCAGGGGTTAGTCATCGAGCGTGACGACAATACCCTTGTTTGTGCATTACCTGGAAGCGGCAAAACCTATGTTTTGGTAGAGCTGACTAAGCGTTTACTGTCCAGAGATGGCGCCTATTCTGTCCATTTACTTACGTTCACGGATGCGGCTCGTGTTGAGCTCACTGAGCGAATGCTTCACGCCCTTACCCCACGAGCTATGGAACGGGTAACTATCAGTACCTTTCATTCAACTGCGTTAGCGATGACTCGCGGCAAACTTAATCGCCGGTTATTAATGGCCAATGAGTTAATGCTGTTCGTTAAGTCGGTGCTCAATGAAGCTGACCATTTAGACCTCATTGATAAGTTCAGATTTAAGGTGCCGGACGTTGTTAGGCTGTTTGATGAAATGGGCCGAAGCCAAGACCTGTCAAAAGAGTATAGTGGCACAGAAGTTGCCTTGTACGAGCTTTACAAAGATATGCTGATTAAGCAGGGCAAGACGGATTTTAACGTCGTATGCCAACTGTCCGTGAGTTGGCTGGCGCAAAGTGAAATCCCTCCTGTGTCGGCTACGCATATTCTGGTAGACGAATTTCAAGATACCGATGCACTGCAATACATGTGGCTACGTGAACACGCGCTGCTTGGTAAAAAGCTGGTGGTCGTTGGTGATGACGATCAAGCTATCTACTCGTTTAGGGGTGGCCAAGGATACGACAATATGGTGGCCTTTCAGTCAGAGTTTAACGCAGATGCTTACGTGTTAAGAGACTGCTTTAGATGCTCAAAGGAAATCCTGAATCGAGCGGGGATGCTGATTAAGTTCAATAACCCCGATAGGATTGATAAGCCGATGAATGCGGTTAGGGAAGAGCAAGGTACTGTCAAAATCATTAAGTCTGGCACGATGGATAACCAGCTTAACCAGATTTTAGATGCGGTGAGCAAAGAGCCTCATACGTGGGCAGTAATTGCGAGGAACAATGCCATCCTTGACCGCGTTGAAACGGTTATTCAGGGTCATGGCATTGAGTACAATCGACGCGGCGGTAAGTCGTTTTTTGATGGCGTAGCACCCTACAGCTTGATTCAAATTGCCTCTGTGATTTCAGGCAAACATGATGACCATACCCTGCATCGGGCTTTGGCGGCTTTGTCAGTGCCAGAGGCGGAAACGGCAAGAATTATTGGTTTATGCCGGACGGCGAAAACGACCTTTGGCGGCCTTAAACATGCGGAGATTGGTCATCATGCTGACCTGCAAAAGTTCCACTCATTAGCTGAAGCCTGGCATGACATACCTGCAGGGCGTGAGGATGCTAAGCGAACCTACATGCAATCTATCGTTAAATTGTTAGCCATACACCTCGATAAGCGGGACCAAAAACATGCTCAAGTCGTCGGTGATGTCATTGCTGGACGTCACTGGGAGAGCCTGGGCGAAAGTATTGCGCAACTGAAGTCTTCGTTAGACTGCAAAAAGCGTAAAGACCAATCAGAAGAGGCCGCACCTAAGCTGTCATTGATCACTATGCACTCTTCAAAAGGTTTGCAGTTCGACAACGTGTGGATTGTGGGGAGCGACACAGGAACCATCCCGAGCAAAGAGGCGTTAGCAGAGGGTAAGATAGCGGAAGAACGTCGATTAATGTATGTGGCCATGACCCGCGCTATCTCGTCGCTCACTATGAGTTACACCAGTGAGCCCAGTGAGTTTCTGTACGAGGTTAACAAAGAAAGGGTTGTAGAGCTGGAGTCTGGATATGAAGACGATGCTGACGATTTTGACGCCGCTTGA
- the traN gene encoding conjugal transfer protein TraN, with translation MEDKLVTWWEKAISYGIGSIYLFNILTMSFLALFLTSSPAFADLPLPVSLQYSCPTGWSFSNGTCVKYTYAAPVVTCPTAGYSVTTVDGLQTCAKNESRTTINSCPTGTNWLDIQQSWNYQDPLYPNYCSARQSASSLANCPSGYTTYSNGICFKLQTPLGKTCPNEGGASEKVEQICPQTYVDLGLCKKDETVTVSLPDQSWQKQNESTCKRTLYEGTVSTCPTGYTPAGDDNCVKVQTTPSTVSCSSGYYQDGGQCSPGTAPSCPAGTSYKNGSCVSTSGTVTSCPAGKELDPYSNTCITAKGNLSDPDYFMQMGRDFGKSAVGAIELPGGTTNNIKLNYRNVGQTDMTTSNMTNADMLGLDSNNGYNVSATGTYQDEKAQQKSIKEAVERNTAYGKSEPVVGANQDETNDAQDHSANAYLTLLDAQNKNPPHTIGKDASFLKSGSQEQQNILNGNGGQFFGDCTASTVTKTTVDDSLVQSTTQECFKPNRNNLSSCNRERVLTPPNENKIFGSGYGLCGKRCISVTIGQEGDNYLTDYPDGTCKRYTEKKAFRLADDVNIVSATIGKSMYDDWYRLSLNGVSLRESSKLPEDGTSCGELKNTWHKNPEDITTTVKAALAKSRTLSFEQIVAVKDVGEGYATITINTDKDLIANWEEEIIESPEGCEASLSTPDSFCTASDWKCDARLDSELINNGGVLNLSDIEGAPGVQAVSGPNDVVLMVMRRDFEPSLANGTNSNCGNIVGTTDSEGDNKNDDGLWVCKEGIGFQTHSIYSGPGMYGTEFVNVLPKRNKWSVFAVKINNGLTSRFYNENGQIFNAKQMYGGSFDSLKQRRIIIGRGNTSQDWTKRANAPLYLAHWEVLRDITSDQQVLDALEKTKDMFALVNLDPLYEGDDGLTPCMYAHMEDYVCDPLKGNRLPLNGGSVGYSDIRTMGDQCTQYTSDEKCSIESSTCAEGWLDSATNTCFGWDVTYRCESGSVITKTETVENNTCFTDASCVDGNCETKAKETNTDFVQTAAMYAAINELDNGSSCTDPTNPDTCQVFVGSVEQCSWDQLKVNDCCSTKGTDTTSNLFKLSLMTFKAGQNAVSSENAWVNEYLGGEYAKKGWSMVKSGWNDAVDWVSDSTKPATEAAKGAWDYLGKSFSSEATATAGNATTTVSGEAGSVVTDFFTDLATSIDTVKTEIYQWVYDVMPEAMQEAILAGAEALGVEMAGKEAGAQAMEGIVSNLVAALSFVMMLYTIYNMLKLLYTILTACDDDELKMGTELKERKCFFVRKVPCKKTLGICTDKAHNEYCCFKSTLARIIMEQVIVQLGQNPVSWHDNETCRGLTLDELANIDLGKVDFSEWVGLMTESGMFPEPDMEKTGKDAVVNREARDSADDRIKNQLGVDTGVKVREAFQNASPATNLDCSGFPRPPSCPV, from the coding sequence GCAATCGTGGAATTATCAAGACCCACTGTATCCCAATTATTGCTCTGCAAGGCAAAGCGCATCCTCATTAGCGAATTGCCCCAGTGGGTACACGACATATAGCAATGGGATCTGTTTTAAGCTACAAACTCCATTGGGAAAAACGTGTCCAAATGAGGGCGGAGCCTCTGAAAAGGTTGAGCAAATCTGTCCCCAGACCTATGTAGACCTCGGACTCTGTAAAAAAGACGAGACAGTCACTGTGTCACTGCCTGACCAAAGCTGGCAAAAGCAGAATGAATCTACTTGTAAGCGCACTCTTTACGAAGGTACGGTCTCCACCTGTCCAACGGGTTACACCCCTGCCGGTGATGACAACTGTGTGAAAGTGCAAACAACCCCGTCTACGGTAAGCTGTTCGTCCGGCTATTACCAAGATGGCGGTCAGTGTTCACCTGGGACGGCCCCGAGCTGCCCAGCAGGAACGTCGTATAAGAATGGCTCATGCGTGAGCACGTCAGGTACAGTAACCAGCTGCCCAGCAGGAAAAGAGTTAGATCCCTACAGCAATACCTGTATTACGGCGAAGGGAAACTTATCAGATCCTGATTACTTTATGCAGATGGGCCGCGATTTTGGCAAATCCGCGGTAGGCGCCATTGAGCTGCCAGGAGGTACAACTAACAATATTAAGCTTAATTACCGGAATGTTGGTCAAACAGATATGACCACATCTAATATGACCAATGCTGATATGCTCGGGCTTGACTCCAATAACGGTTACAACGTATCTGCAACAGGTACTTATCAGGACGAAAAGGCGCAACAAAAATCGATTAAAGAGGCCGTTGAGCGAAACACGGCTTATGGAAAGTCAGAGCCCGTTGTTGGGGCAAATCAAGATGAAACGAATGATGCGCAAGATCATAGTGCCAATGCTTATCTAACCTTGCTTGATGCTCAAAACAAGAACCCGCCACACACTATTGGAAAGGATGCTTCATTCCTTAAATCTGGATCACAGGAGCAGCAAAATATTCTTAATGGTAATGGCGGTCAATTCTTTGGTGACTGTACCGCGTCTACCGTTACTAAGACCACGGTAGATGACTCCCTCGTACAGAGTACAACGCAGGAGTGTTTTAAGCCCAACCGCAACAACCTATCAAGTTGTAATAGGGAGCGGGTGTTAACTCCGCCCAATGAAAACAAAATATTTGGCTCTGGCTACGGTTTGTGTGGAAAGAGGTGTATTAGCGTAACTATAGGACAAGAAGGGGATAATTATCTGACGGATTATCCCGATGGTACTTGTAAGAGGTATACAGAAAAGAAAGCGTTTCGCCTTGCAGATGACGTCAATATTGTATCGGCAACCATTGGTAAATCGATGTATGACGATTGGTACAGACTGTCGCTTAACGGCGTATCCCTGCGTGAATCTAGTAAACTACCTGAAGATGGGACAAGCTGTGGTGAATTGAAAAACACATGGCATAAAAATCCTGAAGATATTACCACTACCGTTAAGGCGGCGCTGGCTAAAAGCCGAACCTTGTCATTTGAACAAATTGTAGCGGTTAAAGACGTTGGTGAAGGCTATGCCACAATCACGATTAATACTGATAAAGACCTAATAGCAAATTGGGAAGAAGAAATTATCGAGAGCCCTGAAGGATGCGAGGCTTCGTTGTCAACGCCTGACAGTTTTTGTACGGCTTCTGATTGGAAATGCGATGCTCGGTTAGATTCAGAGTTAATCAACAACGGTGGTGTTCTGAATCTATCGGATATTGAAGGAGCTCCGGGTGTTCAGGCAGTTTCCGGGCCAAATGACGTAGTATTAATGGTTATGCGTAGGGATTTTGAACCAAGTTTGGCAAATGGGACTAATTCAAACTGCGGTAACATAGTTGGCACCACTGACTCCGAGGGCGATAATAAAAACGATGACGGTCTATGGGTGTGTAAAGAAGGCATCGGATTCCAAACCCACAGTATCTATAGTGGCCCAGGAATGTACGGGACAGAGTTTGTAAACGTCTTACCCAAGAGGAACAAATGGTCTGTCTTCGCTGTAAAAATTAACAATGGTCTGACATCTCGGTTTTACAATGAAAATGGTCAGATATTTAACGCTAAGCAGATGTATGGTGGAAGCTTTGACTCATTAAAGCAGCGTCGAATTATCATTGGTCGAGGGAATACCTCACAGGATTGGACCAAACGTGCGAATGCGCCACTCTATCTGGCTCATTGGGAAGTGCTTCGTGATATTACCTCGGATCAACAAGTGCTCGACGCACTAGAAAAAACCAAGGATATGTTTGCACTGGTCAACTTAGACCCCTTATATGAGGGTGATGATGGTCTTACCCCTTGCATGTACGCACATATGGAAGATTATGTGTGTGATCCTCTCAAGGGAAATCGATTACCGCTTAATGGTGGTTCAGTTGGTTATTCTGACATTCGCACAATGGGTGACCAATGTACCCAGTACACTTCAGATGAAAAGTGCAGTATTGAATCCTCTACGTGTGCGGAAGGTTGGCTAGATTCAGCAACGAATACCTGTTTTGGTTGGGATGTCACGTATCGCTGCGAAAGCGGTTCGGTCATAACTAAAACCGAAACCGTGGAGAATAATACTTGTTTCACTGATGCATCTTGCGTTGATGGAAATTGCGAGACAAAAGCTAAAGAGACCAATACAGACTTTGTTCAAACCGCGGCGATGTATGCGGCGATTAACGAGTTAGATAACGGATCATCATGTACTGACCCAACTAATCCTGATACCTGCCAAGTGTTCGTCGGCAGTGTTGAGCAATGTAGTTGGGATCAACTCAAGGTAAATGACTGCTGCTCCACCAAAGGCACCGATACCACATCCAACTTATTTAAACTGTCATTAATGACCTTTAAAGCTGGGCAAAACGCAGTGTCCAGTGAGAACGCGTGGGTGAATGAGTATTTAGGCGGGGAATATGCCAAAAAAGGCTGGAGCATGGTAAAAAGTGGTTGGAATGATGCCGTCGATTGGGTATCTGACTCAACTAAACCAGCGACGGAGGCTGCAAAAGGTGCATGGGATTATCTAGGTAAATCCTTTTCGTCTGAAGCTACTGCTACAGCAGGTAATGCGACAACTACCGTATCAGGAGAAGCAGGATCCGTTGTTACTGACTTTTTTACGGATTTGGCTACCTCAATCGATACGGTAAAAACAGAAATCTATCAATGGGTTTACGATGTGATGCCAGAGGCAATGCAAGAAGCGATTCTAGCTGGCGCCGAAGCGCTTGGGGTTGAGATGGCTGGGAAGGAAGCAGGTGCTCAAGCGATGGAAGGGATTGTCAGCAACCTCGTCGCAGCACTTTCTTTCGTTATGATGCTTTACACCATCTATAACATGCTGAAATTGCTTTATACGATATTGACGGCCTGTGATGACGATGAGCTAAAAATGGGTACAGAGCTGAAAGAACGAAAGTGTTTCTTTGTCCGTAAGGTTCCTTGTAAAAAGACATTAGGGATATGTACCGACAAGGCCCATAACGAGTATTGTTGTTTCAAGAGTACCTTGGCCAGAATAATTATGGAGCAAGTAATTGTTCAGTTAGGTCAAAATCCGGTGTCATGGCATGACAACGAAACGTGTCGCGGATTGACTCTAGACGAGTTAGCAAATATCGACTTGGGTAAAGTGGATTTCAGCGAATGGGTAGGGTTGATGACTGAATCAGGTATGTTCCCTGAACCAGACATGGAAAAGACGGGTAAAGATGCTGTGGTTAACCGAGAAGCTCGAGATAGTGCCGATGACAGGATTAAAAATCAGTTAGGGGTTGACACTGGTGTTAAAGTTCGAGAAGCGTTCCAGAACGCATCACCTGCGACTAACTTAGATTGTTCAGGTTTCCCAAGACCGCCGAGCTGTCCTGTATAA